A window of the Lolium perenne isolate Kyuss_39 chromosome 7, Kyuss_2.0, whole genome shotgun sequence genome harbors these coding sequences:
- the LOC139833548 gene encoding uncharacterized protein — protein MLRLRWLWLSRTDDNRAWSGLDMQFSADEQALFFASTTMRIGSGQRALFWEDRWIQGRAIKELMPQLYNCIPKRRRKARSVADGLLDNAWARDIQGLLGIHEIGQYLTLWNMIEDTTLNDQPDQLIWKWTASDIYTANSCYPATFHG, from the coding sequence ATGCTCAGACTGCGCTGGTTATGGCTCTCCCGCACCGACGACAACCGGGCATGGAGTGGCCTTGACATGCAGTTCTCCGCTGACGAGCAGGCACTCTTCTTCGCCTCGACCACCATGCGCATTGGGAGTGGCCAACGGGCACTATTCTGGGAGGATAGATGGATCCAGGGCAGGGCTATCAAAGAGCTTATGCCGCAATTGTACAATTGCATCCCAAAAAGGCGCCGCAAGGCCAGATCAGTCGCGGACGGTCTACTCGACAATGCCTGGGCTCGAGACATACAGGGGCTACTTGGGATCCACGAGATTGGACAGTACCTCACGCTATGGAACATGATCGAAGATACCACGCTCAACGACCAACCTGACCAGCTGATCTGGAAGTGGACGGCCTCCGACATCTACACGGCCAATTCATGCTACCCAGCCACCTTCCACGGATAG